The Tepidibacter aestuarii genome contains a region encoding:
- a CDS encoding KTSC domain-containing protein, with product MIRKNINSSSIFSLGYDSENKMLEIQFDSGEIYRHLNVPERVYEKMLDSEFVGYYINYNIRNNYPCVKVR from the coding sequence ATGATAAGAAAAAATATAAATTCATCAAGCATATTTTCTTTGGGTTATGATTCTGAGAATAAAATGCTGGAAATTCAATTTGATTCTGGAGAAATATACAGACATTTAAATGTACCGGAACGTGTATATGAAAAAATGTTAGATTCTGAATTTGTAGGATATTACATAAATTATAATATTAGAAATAACTATCCTTGTGTAAAGGTAAGATAA
- a CDS encoding nitroreductase family protein, which yields MQFYDVINERKSIKNFKNTPIQKDKLDRILTATIMSPSWKNNKCFKFILVDNETQKQELSMAVMNNVNSASNSVTQAPLVVVVVADPSSSGSIDNKDLYLVDSGIAMEHLVLACTNEGYGTCWIASLDEDKIKKTLCIPDKYRVVAMSPMGEYSDYDDNQSNKDTINDHICLNKWDSPYEGIH from the coding sequence ATGCAATTTTATGATGTTATAAATGAGAGAAAAAGTATCAAAAACTTTAAAAATACCCCTATACAAAAAGATAAATTAGATAGAATTTTAACAGCTACTATAATGTCTCCTTCATGGAAAAACAATAAGTGTTTTAAATTCATATTAGTAGATAATGAAACCCAAAAGCAAGAATTATCAATGGCTGTTATGAATAACGTTAATAGTGCTTCTAATTCAGTTACACAAGCTCCTCTTGTTGTAGTTGTAGTTGCTGATCCTTCTAGCTCTGGATCTATTGACAATAAAGATCTATATCTAGTTGATAGCGGTATAGCAATGGAGCATTTAGTTCTTGCATGTACAAATGAAGGATACGGTACATGCTGGATAGCATCACTTGATGAAGATAAAATAAAGAAGACTCTTTGTATTCCAGACAAATATAGAGTTGTTGCTATGAGTCCAATGGGAGAGTACTCTGATTACGATGATAACCAATCTAACAAAGATACTATAAATGATCACATATGTTTAAACAAATGGGATAGCCCATATGAAGGTATTCACTAA
- a CDS encoding DNA topoisomerase — protein MSKALFVAEKPSVAMEFSKALNIKGTKKNGYFESDKAVVTWCVGHLVNMSYPEKYDIKYKKWVLKDLPFLPKKYKYEVIPGVKKQFDIVKSQMQRKDISTIYVCTDSGREGEYIYRLVDDMVDVKDKVKKRVWIDSQTEDEIRKGVKNAKPLSEYDKLSDSAYLRAKEDYLMGINFSRLLTLMYGRTVSDYLGTNYTVIAVGRVMSCVLGMVVKREREIRDFIKTPYYKVNSSFKFENSLDYDGEWKAVEGSKYYMSNLLFKDIGFKEKENAEKFIDYLKEDNEELIAKIEEIQRKKEKKNPPLLYNLAELQNECSKKFKLSPDETLKIVQGLYEKKMLTYPRTDARVLSKSVAKEIDKNIRGLLNIKNTCNLDNEDEAINGFTKNIWDNKLFLGLEKTKYVNDKAITDHYAIIPTGQGLGNFNKLHDMDKNIYLLIVRRFLAIFYPSAVFNKLSIITSIKDERFYTSSKVCIERGYLEIMDYDKKSKNSKKDNMDEFKNLKKGAVIKINKIEIKESETTPPKRYNSGSMILAMENAGKLIEDDELRGQIKGSGIGTSATRAEILSKLQKIKYIKLNKKTQILTPTSMGEMIYNIIIGSIPSLIKPELTASWEKGLTMVSNGEIGSEDYMVKLESYVMKNTQKVLGLRNHLKLMDSFTSIPNCKKSTKTNKRKKPENSLGKCGCCDGDILENSKAFYCTNWSRGCKFTLWKNSLEKHGVIMDDKIIKKLLKEGKVSGIESNQNNKKVNISIRISNDKKPLLEIF, from the coding sequence ATGAGTAAAGCATTGTTTGTAGCAGAAAAACCTAGTGTTGCGATGGAATTTTCAAAAGCGTTAAATATAAAGGGAACTAAGAAGAATGGATATTTTGAGTCGGATAAGGCTGTAGTGACTTGGTGTGTAGGACACTTGGTCAATATGAGTTATCCTGAAAAATATGATATAAAATATAAAAAATGGGTTCTTAAAGATTTACCTTTTCTTCCTAAAAAATATAAGTATGAAGTTATACCAGGAGTAAAAAAACAGTTTGATATAGTTAAGAGTCAAATGCAAAGAAAAGATATATCTACTATATATGTATGTACGGACTCTGGAAGGGAAGGAGAGTATATATATAGATTGGTTGATGATATGGTCGATGTAAAAGATAAGGTAAAAAAAAGGGTATGGATAGATTCTCAAACTGAGGATGAGATTAGGAAAGGTGTAAAAAATGCAAAGCCGCTTAGTGAATATGATAAATTATCAGATTCTGCATATTTAAGAGCAAAAGAAGACTATCTAATGGGAATAAATTTTTCAAGATTATTGACTCTTATGTATGGTAGAACTGTTAGTGATTATTTGGGAACCAATTATACTGTAATTGCAGTTGGTAGAGTTATGAGCTGTGTGCTTGGTATGGTTGTAAAAAGAGAAAGAGAAATAAGAGATTTTATAAAGACACCTTATTATAAGGTTAACTCTTCTTTTAAATTTGAAAACTCTCTTGATTATGATGGAGAATGGAAGGCTGTAGAAGGTTCCAAATATTATATGTCCAATTTATTATTTAAAGATATTGGATTTAAAGAAAAAGAAAATGCTGAAAAATTCATTGATTACCTTAAGGAAGATAATGAGGAATTGATTGCAAAAATTGAAGAGATACAAAGAAAAAAAGAAAAGAAAAATCCACCACTGCTTTATAATTTAGCAGAGCTTCAAAACGAATGCTCAAAAAAGTTTAAATTAAGTCCGGATGAAACATTAAAAATTGTACAAGGTTTATATGAAAAGAAAATGCTTACATATCCAAGAACGGATGCTAGAGTTTTATCGAAGTCTGTTGCAAAAGAAATAGATAAAAATATAAGGGGTCTTTTAAATATAAAAAATACTTGTAATTTGGACAATGAGGATGAAGCTATTAATGGTTTTACCAAAAATATATGGGATAATAAATTGTTTTTAGGCCTGGAAAAAACCAAATATGTAAATGATAAAGCTATTACTGATCACTACGCCATTATACCTACTGGTCAAGGGTTAGGTAATTTTAATAAGCTACATGATATGGATAAAAATATATATTTGCTTATTGTACGAAGATTTTTAGCTATATTTTACCCTAGTGCAGTTTTTAATAAGTTATCAATAATCACTAGTATAAAAGATGAAAGATTTTATACATCTTCTAAGGTATGTATTGAAAGAGGCTATTTAGAAATAATGGATTATGATAAAAAATCTAAAAACTCCAAGAAAGATAATATGGATGAATTTAAAAACTTAAAAAAAGGTGCTGTCATAAAAATTAATAAAATTGAAATTAAAGAATCTGAAACTACTCCACCTAAGAGGTATAATTCAGGATCGATGATTTTGGCCATGGAAAATGCGGGTAAATTAATTGAAGATGATGAACTAAGAGGGCAAATAAAAGGTAGCGGTATTGGAACTAGTGCTACAAGAGCTGAAATATTAAGTAAACTTCAAAAAATTAAATATATTAAGTTGAATAAAAAAACTCAAATACTAACTCCTACATCTATGGGAGAGATGATTTATAATATAATAATAGGATCAATACCTTCTTTAATTAAACCAGAACTTACAGCAAGTTGGGAAAAGGGATTAACTATGGTGTCTAATGGTGAAATAGGTTCTGAAGATTATATGGTAAAACTTGAATCATATGTTATGAAGAATACTCAAAAAGTGTTGGGACTTAGAAATCATTTGAAATTAATGGATTCATTTACATCAATCCCAAATTGCAAAAAATCGACTAAAACCAATAAACGAAAAAAACCTGAAAATTCTTTAGGAAAATGTGGTTGTTGTGATGGCGATATTTTGGAAAATAGTAAGGCTTTTTATTGTACTAATTGGAGTAGAGGGTGTAAGTTTACTCTATGGAAAAATAGTCTTGAAAAACATGGAGTTATAATGGACGATAAAATTATAAAAAAATTATTAAAAGAAGGTAAGGTTAGTGGGATAGAATCAAACCAGAATAATAAAAAAGTAAATATATCCATTAGAATTAGCAATGATAAAAAACCACTATTGGAAATATTCTAA
- a CDS encoding sensor domain-containing diguanylate cyclase, with amino-acid sequence MFSFNWIRSLFNPKKLNISNNTNENEIVLSEKEAILKCAQEIAGLGIWEWNYRLNKICFSDKLCKILDISKEKYEDDLDLFIEALTHNDYKDFVIKSIKNSIEDGIEKNEEYKIINLNGEEMWIRTNATCIYDDSKNKLKMIGMVQDITQSKKSKELLQENYNFLEVIIDTIPSPIFYKDEKGIYKYSNIAHIEYLGIRKEDIIGHTIYDIIQKEFADAHNDVDVDIIKNKEKNIYESKLRYKDGALHDVIFNKAPYTNQQGEVKGIVGVIVDITERKNAEKRINKLSKIKDAILEISYSITETSDITELFNLILEKVIESIQNAHIGSILILDEDENLKIATHKGYKQKNAENFSLRLKDSFIWHKTLGKIDKTVIINDFDKMVTSKCPNILENEECFKVKSSISSPIIIDGQLYGLIGIDSKYNYAFDEIDIELMEYMRNQIATAISTHKLYEETIYLSRYDKLTNVYNRRYFEKILDRYINNSIMNNEEFLLVLFDLNGLKFINDTYGHLAGDEIIRTFTSILKKRMNASDILARIGGDEFVGVFFETDLQHLIEKFEDIIDYFKRHCIIFEENDIVCSFSYGIAKFPYDGDKYNKLIKTADERMYKYKQKSKHILKRIY; translated from the coding sequence ATGTTTTCATTTAATTGGATTAGGTCTTTATTTAATCCTAAAAAATTAAATATTTCTAATAATACAAATGAAAATGAAATTGTTTTAAGTGAAAAAGAAGCAATCTTAAAATGTGCTCAAGAAATAGCTGGTTTAGGTATTTGGGAATGGAATTATAGATTAAATAAAATTTGCTTTTCAGATAAATTATGCAAAATACTTGATATAAGTAAAGAAAAATATGAAGATGATTTAGATTTATTTATTGAAGCATTAACTCACAATGACTATAAAGATTTTGTAATAAAATCTATCAAAAATTCAATAGAAGATGGAATAGAAAAAAATGAGGAATATAAAATAATAAATCTAAATGGAGAAGAAATGTGGATAAGGACAAATGCCACTTGTATATATGATGATAGTAAAAACAAACTTAAAATGATTGGGATGGTTCAAGATATTACTCAGTCGAAAAAATCTAAAGAATTACTTCAAGAAAATTATAATTTTCTTGAAGTAATTATCGATACGATTCCAAGCCCAATATTCTATAAAGATGAAAAGGGCATATATAAATATTCTAACATTGCTCATATAGAGTATTTGGGTATTAGAAAAGAAGATATTATTGGGCATACTATTTATGATATTATTCAAAAAGAATTTGCAGATGCTCACAATGATGTAGACGTCGATATAATTAAAAATAAAGAAAAAAATATATACGAATCTAAGCTTCGATATAAAGATGGTGCACTACATGATGTAATTTTTAATAAAGCACCATATACAAACCAGCAGGGGGAAGTTAAGGGAATAGTTGGAGTTATAGTAGACATCACAGAAAGGAAGAATGCAGAAAAAAGAATAAATAAATTATCAAAGATAAAGGATGCTATATTGGAAATAAGCTATTCTATAACTGAAACTAGTGATATTACAGAACTATTCAATTTAATATTAGAAAAGGTAATTGAATCTATACAAAATGCACACATTGGTTCCATTTTAATACTAGATGAAGACGAAAATTTAAAAATTGCTACACATAAAGGCTATAAACAGAAAAATGCTGAAAACTTTAGTCTTAGATTAAAGGATTCATTTATATGGCATAAGACCCTTGGAAAGATAGATAAAACAGTTATTATTAATGATTTTGATAAAATGGTTACTAGTAAATGCCCAAATATTTTAGAAAATGAAGAATGTTTTAAAGTAAAATCGTCTATTAGTTCTCCGATTATAATAGATGGGCAGTTATATGGCTTGATAGGAATAGATAGTAAATATAATTATGCATTTGATGAAATTGATATAGAGTTAATGGAATATATGAGAAATCAAATTGCTACAGCTATTAGTACACATAAACTTTATGAAGAGACCATATATTTATCCAGATATGATAAATTAACAAATGTTTATAATAGAAGATATTTTGAAAAGATACTTGATAGGTATATTAATAATTCTATTATGAATAATGAAGAATTTTTATTGGTGTTATTTGATTTAAATGGATTAAAATTTATAAATGATACATATGGACATTTAGCAGGAGATGAAATTATTAGAACATTTACATCCATATTGAAAAAACGTATGAACGCTTCAGATATATTAGCAAGAATTGGGGGAGATGAATTCGTAGGAGTTTTTTTTGAAACTGATTTGCAACATCTTATTGAAAAATTTGAAGATATAATTGATTATTTTAAAAGACATTGTATAATATTTGAGGAAAATGATATTGTGTGCAGTTTTAGCTATGGTATAGCTAAGTTTCCTTATGACGGAGACAAATATAATAAATTAATAAAAACTGCTGATGAAAGAATGTATAAATATAAACAAAAAAGTAAACATATTTTAAAGAGGATTTATTAA
- a CDS encoding histidine phosphatase family protein: protein MNRSLVDLLREGGYILYSRHGEATVGVDQPNLNFWYCFTQRNLSEEGRKQAIYYGEILRDLQIPISYPIITSPFCRTIKTAQLAFGKANIKIDPFLFEIYKLSKSSSSTEQKIILDFLRSMLEIEPPHGNNRVIIAHGFSRDIGLGEIPNMGTVIIKPLGQGNGYEIVDKLSLEDLGNLLS, encoded by the coding sequence TTGAATAGATCATTAGTGGATCTACTTAGAGAGGGTGGCTATATACTATATTCTAGACATGGGGAAGCAACAGTAGGAGTAGATCAACCTAATTTAAATTTTTGGTACTGTTTTACTCAAAGAAATCTTTCTGAAGAGGGTAGAAAGCAAGCAATTTATTATGGAGAAATTCTTCGTGATTTACAAATTCCCATTAGTTATCCAATAATAACTAGCCCTTTTTGTAGAACTATAAAAACGGCACAATTGGCTTTTGGGAAGGCAAATATTAAAATCGATCCGTTTTTGTTTGAAATTTACAAATTGAGTAAAAGTTCTTCAAGTACAGAACAAAAAATAATATTAGACTTTCTCCGTTCAATGTTAGAAATAGAACCACCTCACGGAAATAATAGGGTTATTATTGCTCACGGTTTTTCAAGAGATATTGGTTTAGGTGAAATCCCAAATATGGGAACAGTTATTATTAAACCCCTAGGACAGGGAAATGGTTATGAAATCGTTGATAAATTATCCTTAGAAGATTTAGGCAATCTGTTAAGTTAG
- a CDS encoding M15 family metallopeptidase — protein MSRNLEELHPYVKYLAEKFIEECKKQGIYVLIYSTFRSKEEQDKLYSQVRTTSGKKVINAKGGYSYHNYGLAFDCVPIINNKAQWNRIDLYNTMGKIGKNLGLEWGGDFKNIKERPHFQWTGGLSIKDLLQGKRPVSQVNLEFENSINKLFQENIINSPYYWINNKEYKTEYVKKLIYKFSQYLGINKLENEFTNILNKLRDKKIIDSPDYWIDNKEYKTEYVIELIIKFAKYIEENNIDSEFISAINKLVNRNIINSPDYWINNKEYKNEYVKEFIKKIADKLG, from the coding sequence ATGAGTAGAAATTTAGAAGAGTTGCATCCATATGTTAAATACTTAGCTGAAAAGTTTATTGAAGAATGTAAAAAACAAGGAATATATGTTTTGATATATAGTACTTTTAGAAGTAAAGAAGAACAAGATAAATTATATTCTCAAGTAAGAACTACATCTGGTAAAAAGGTTATTAATGCAAAAGGGGGGTATTCTTATCACAATTATGGATTAGCTTTTGACTGTGTACCAATAATAAATAACAAGGCTCAATGGAATAGAATTGATTTATATAATACTATGGGTAAAATAGGAAAAAATTTAGGGCTTGAATGGGGTGGTGACTTTAAAAATATTAAAGAAAGACCCCATTTCCAATGGACAGGAGGACTCAGTATAAAAGATTTATTACAAGGTAAAAGACCTGTATCTCAAGTGAATTTAGAATTTGAAAATTCAATAAATAAATTATTTCAAGAAAATATAATAAATAGTCCATATTATTGGATTAATAATAAAGAATATAAAACTGAATATGTAAAAAAACTTATATATAAATTTTCTCAGTATTTAGGCATTAATAAACTAGAAAATGAATTTACAAATATATTAAACAAATTAAGAGATAAAAAAATAATAGACTCACCAGATTATTGGATTGATAATAAGGAATATAAAACTGAATATGTGATAGAGCTTATTATTAAATTCGCAAAATATATAGAAGAAAACAATATTGACAGTGAATTTATATCTGCAATAAATAAGTTGGTTAACAGAAACATAATAAATAGTCCAGATTATTGGATTAATAATAAAGAATATAAAAATGAGTATGTTAAGGAGTTTATAAAGAAAATTGCAGATAAATTAGGGTAG
- the putP gene encoding sodium/proline symporter PutP — MSADISILISFGVYLVGMLLIGLIFYKRTENLSDYVLGGRGLNSWVTALSSQASDMSGWLLMGLPGYAYLSGLESIWIAIGLAIGTYMNWRFIAKRLRQYTEVAGDAITLSVYFENRFRDKSKLLRTVSAIFILIFFILYTSSGLVAGGKLFNTVFGMPYVSALTVGTIVVISYTFLGGFMAVSWTDFFQGMLMFFAILAVPIAGIVKLGGTEITINSIRSLTPEFLNPLTTMDGNTIGIISVISLLAWGLGYFGQPHILARFMAITSPEKIKEARRIAMIWVVISLCAAVVVGIVGRVYVSQYLQGPESETVFILMVNSVFPAAFAGIFLAAILAAIMSTADSQLLVAASAFTEDIYKALIKKDATEKELVWVSRMTVIGIAIISYILALNPNSSVLDLVAYAWAGFGAAFGPVVIMSLFWRRMTSKGASAGMLAGGITVLIWKHLQGGIFDVYEIVPGFILAVIAIVIFSLMDKEPCKEIIDEFDKVENLS, encoded by the coding sequence ATGTCGGCAGATATAAGTATTCTTATATCTTTTGGAGTTTATTTAGTTGGTATGTTATTAATAGGGCTTATATTCTACAAAAGAACTGAAAACTTATCAGATTATGTGTTAGGAGGAAGAGGATTAAATAGTTGGGTAACAGCTCTTAGTTCTCAAGCATCTGATATGAGTGGATGGCTACTTATGGGACTACCAGGATACGCTTATTTATCTGGTCTTGAATCCATTTGGATTGCTATAGGTTTGGCTATAGGAACGTATATGAATTGGAGATTTATAGCTAAGAGGCTTAGACAATATACTGAAGTAGCAGGAGATGCTATAACATTATCGGTTTACTTTGAAAATAGATTTAGAGATAAAAGTAAATTACTTAGAACTGTCTCAGCTATATTTATATTAATATTTTTTATATTATACACATCATCTGGACTTGTAGCTGGTGGAAAATTGTTCAATACTGTGTTTGGGATGCCATATGTATCAGCACTTACTGTAGGAACAATTGTTGTTATATCGTACACATTTTTAGGAGGATTTATGGCTGTCAGTTGGACAGATTTTTTTCAAGGTATGTTGATGTTCTTTGCTATACTTGCTGTTCCAATAGCAGGTATTGTTAAATTAGGAGGAACTGAAATTACGATTAATTCTATAAGAAGCTTGACTCCTGAGTTTTTAAATCCATTAACTACTATGGATGGAAATACTATTGGAATTATATCAGTAATTTCATTATTGGCATGGGGTCTTGGATATTTTGGTCAACCTCATATATTAGCCAGATTTATGGCTATAACTTCTCCTGAAAAAATAAAGGAAGCAAGAAGAATAGCTATGATATGGGTTGTTATAAGTTTATGTGCAGCTGTTGTTGTAGGTATTGTTGGTAGAGTGTATGTTTCACAATATCTTCAAGGTCCAGAGTCGGAAACTGTATTTATATTAATGGTTAACTCTGTTTTTCCAGCTGCATTTGCAGGGATATTTTTAGCTGCTATTCTAGCTGCTATTATGAGTACTGCTGATTCTCAGCTTTTAGTTGCAGCATCTGCATTTACTGAAGACATATATAAAGCATTAATAAAAAAAGATGCTACAGAAAAGGAATTAGTTTGGGTAAGTAGGATGACAGTTATAGGTATAGCTATAATATCGTATATATTGGCTCTTAATCCTAATAGCTCTGTTCTTGATTTAGTAGCCTATGCATGGGCTGGGTTTGGAGCAGCATTTGGACCTGTTGTTATAATGTCTTTATTCTGGAGAAGAATGACTTCTAAAGGAGCATCAGCAGGTATGCTGGCAGGAGGAATTACTGTTTTAATATGGAAGCACCTTCAAGGTGGAATCTTTGATGTATATGAAATAGTACCTGGATTTATATTGGCTGTAATAGCTATAGTAATATTTAGCTTGATGGATAAGGAGCCTTGTAAAGAAATAATAGATGAATTTGATAAGGTAGAAAATCTATCTTAA
- a CDS encoding alpha/beta-type small acid-soluble spore protein encodes MANKKVVTEARAALNQMKLETANELGLSNYNNVDKGNLTARQNGYVGGYMTKKLVEMAEKQMSGK; translated from the coding sequence ATGGCAAATAAGAAAGTTGTTACTGAAGCAAGAGCTGCACTTAATCAAATGAAACTTGAAACAGCTAATGAATTAGGTTTATCTAATTATAACAATGTAGATAAAGGAAACTTGACTGCTAGACAAAATGGTTATGTTGGTGGATATATGACTAAAAAGTTAGTTGAAATGGCAGAAAAACAAATGAGTGGAAAATAA
- a CDS encoding sensor domain-containing diguanylate cyclase: MSLYNFFLSLFRLNNWKKSHNRIKKNKEQISDQIELCLNCGQTIKMKENFKFLQNFIDTIPNPMFYKDEGGFFKYCNIAFTEFLGFEKEEIIGHTIYDINPKELAEIYYKADIKLMKNRDKQTYEAKLKHKDGSIRDVIINKAVVTNEKEEIKGIVCSITDITERKKDQKRINKLLKLKEAMLEISYSIIGVNDINELFDLILQKAIDSIENASIGSVLILDDNENLKIATSKGYVIEESKKFSIKLNESIIWDKTKGNIDKTIIINDVDKINKINFLTENEALKIKSVICSPIIIDRKLYGFINIDSNYTNVFDDTDLEIMEYIKNQVQIAISKYKLYEELFYSSRYDKLTNVYNRRYFEDLFDGYINKSTKYKENFSLVVFDLNELKFVNDNYGHLAGDELIKAFAKNLSECIRSSDILVRLGGDEFVGVFFKTSSQNLIKKFEDLIENFKNNQIVFEGNNITCSFSYGIAEFPEDSNNYKELIKIADKRMYKYKQGLKNNE; this comes from the coding sequence ATGTCTCTATATAATTTCTTTTTATCTTTATTTAGATTGAATAATTGGAAAAAATCACATAATAGAATTAAGAAAAATAAAGAACAAATATCAGATCAAATAGAGCTTTGCTTAAATTGTGGACAAACAATAAAGATGAAAGAAAATTTTAAATTTCTTCAAAATTTTATTGATACTATTCCTAATCCAATGTTTTACAAAGACGAAGGTGGTTTTTTTAAGTACTGTAATATAGCTTTTACAGAATTTTTAGGGTTTGAAAAAGAAGAAATTATAGGACATACTATTTATGATATTAATCCAAAAGAACTTGCAGAAATTTATTATAAAGCTGATATTAAATTGATGAAAAATAGAGACAAACAAACCTATGAGGCTAAGCTTAAACATAAAGATGGTTCAATTAGAGATGTGATTATTAATAAAGCTGTTGTTACAAATGAAAAAGAAGAGATTAAAGGTATCGTCTGTTCTATAACTGATATTACTGAACGTAAGAAAGACCAAAAGAGAATAAATAAATTATTAAAGCTAAAGGAAGCTATGCTTGAAATAAGTTATTCTATTATTGGAGTAAATGATATTAATGAGTTATTTGATTTAATATTGCAAAAGGCAATTGATTCTATTGAAAACGCAAGTATAGGGTCTGTGCTAATTTTAGATGATAATGAGAATTTAAAAATTGCTACATCTAAAGGCTATGTAATTGAAGAATCTAAAAAATTCAGCATTAAGCTTAATGAGTCAATTATATGGGATAAAACAAAAGGAAATATAGATAAAACAATAATTATTAACGATGTTGATAAAATAAATAAAATTAATTTTTTAACTGAAAATGAAGCATTAAAAATAAAATCTGTTATTTGTTCACCTATAATTATAGATAGAAAATTATATGGATTTATAAATATTGATAGTAATTACACCAATGTTTTTGATGATACAGATTTAGAAATAATGGAATATATAAAAAATCAAGTACAAATAGCAATTAGTAAATATAAGTTATATGAAGAACTGTTTTATTCATCTAGATATGATAAATTAACTAATGTTTATAATAGAAGATACTTTGAAGACTTATTTGATGGATATATTAATAAATCTACTAAATATAAAGAAAACTTTTCTTTGGTAGTATTTGATTTAAATGAATTAAAATTTGTCAATGATAATTATGGGCATTTAGCAGGTGATGAATTAATTAAAGCATTTGCTAAAAATTTAAGTGAATGTATTAGATCTTCAGATATTTTAGTAAGACTTGGAGGAGATGAATTTGTAGGAGTTTTCTTCAAAACTAGCTCACAGAACTTAATTAAAAAATTTGAAGATTTAATTGAAAATTTTAAAAATAATCAAATAGTATTCGAAGGAAATAATATTACTTGTAGCTTTAGCTACGGAATTGCTGAATTTCCAGAAGATAGTAATAACTATAAAGAATTAATAAAAATTGCAGATAAACGTATGTATAAGTATAAACAGGGATTAAAAAATAATGAATAG